CATAACGCCGACCCGTCATGCCGTGCTCCATCATCAACTCTGCGCGATGATCCAGCTCTTCGTGATACCAGTTGAATTTTTCCCCTCTTCTTTTATCCATCGGATAGAAACAGATATATCGCGTATCAGGGATTTCCGTGAATCGACGCTCAAGAAGGTGCTCTTTGTGCGGCTCCATCTTCGCTTTGTAGGCATTGTCCCATTCTTCAGTATGAGGTTTAAGCCCCTGCTCCCGAAGGGCCCTCACAATATTTTTTGTTGTATGGTACATGCCAAGTTCCACAACCGAAACATAAGAGTCCTGTTCTTTCAGGTATTCAGCTATAGACAACTGTGAGAGATCGAGCTCTACCTGCGCACAATCAGAAAACTCTGGGCGAAAATGCAAAAAGAGAATTCCTCCTTTGTGTCCTAGGACATGATATGCCGCAGATTGACCTCGCTCCGAATCATAAAGATGGCTTTGCTCCAAGTACTGCACGAGCTCGGCTACAATCTCTTCCCTTGCCTCTTCTGCAAGACGCTTTAAGCCAACCCAATCAATACCAAAAAACTGATGAAGCACTGCCCAACCATCAGCAGTATCAGGCGCAAACTGTCTTCCCATATCTCTCCTCCTCGTCCTTTTTCTCCTCGACTTTCCTCAGAAAATCTTTATCCGCTCGGTCTGAAGAGCTCTGGCATGAGCGATCCATCCCTCGAAGATTATTTAAAATACTATGAGCCACCCGATATGACTCCTTCACACAGTCCGGTATTCCGACGCCTCGATAAGAGGTTCCGACGATGCTTAATCGCGGGAAAGGCTCTAGCGCAGCTGTAATCTGCTCTAGCCGTTCAGCATGGCCACATGCATATTGAGGCAAGCCCCTGTCCCATCGAGCTATCGTCTCATACTGAGGAGCCACTTCATAGCCGAGCTTGTGTGTAATCTCCTCGTGAGCGGCTGTTAATAAATCTTCATCAGAAACGGTAGATACTCCCCCATTTCTTCCGAAGAATATCCGGACCAGGAGCGTTTCTTTATCATTCCCTCGTCGAAAATCCCATTTCTCAGACGAGTAGGTACATCCCGTTACATATCCCCCCTCATCTGAAGAAAGTAAATACCCACTACCCGTCGGACTTTGCTTCACGTGCTTTTCCGACAACACCATAGTCACTACGGCTGACGACGCATGCTGTATAGCACTTAATTTTTCCGCAAGAACGGGCGAGAGCTCCTCCAATAGGTTTGCAGAAACCCACGACGGAGTTGCTAGTACAAGCTGATCAAATTCCGCTGAGTCCCCCCTGGAAAATTCAACTCGATATCGTCCTTCGGTCGTCTGAAGGACTCTCTGAATCTGCGCATTCGTCTGTATGTTTGTCCGTTTCAGATTCTGACGTAATGCCTGAGGAAGCATTCCCATTCCATCTTTAAACGAGATAAAGCGCGCTCGATGATACTTTCCTCCCTTCGACTTGCTTCTATTCGCCATGTCTGGATACAAAGCACAAAAACTTAACTCATCAGCATTTCCGCTGTGGATTCCACCAAAAACCGTCTCGAAGAAATACTTCGAGACTTCTTTGCCGTATCTGCTTCGAAGAGTCGTTGCAATCGAGGGATCTCCATTAAGGGATGGCGAGAAAATCAGGTCGTACAACCCTCTCACCGTTGCCATACACTTTCCGTACAGCGAAAATAGAGAGCATCGCCAGAGAGCCATCAAGTTTTTAGGCATCCCTTGAAGCATTCCTAGAGGAACCCGATGAAGGACTCCTGCTCTTTGAATGGAGAAGGTTTTCTGTAGTGGTGAAATGATTTGACTCGATAGCCCGGTTTCTTCCAACAAGGCTTCTAACGGGGAACCCGCTCTCAGCAGCAACGAATCAGCCCCTCTCTCTATCACCTCCCCATTGGGACCGAGATCGGTCTGAACTTTACCTCCAAGTGAGTCGGCAGCTTCGAGGAGGGAGATATCGGCTTCAACATCTCCCCTTTCCAGAAAATAGGCCAGGGAGAGGCCAGAGACACCCCCGCCAACAATTCCGATTTTATGCGTCATCGGGCACTCTTCTCATGCACATAGTCAACAAGAAACTCGACATTCTTCTCAGGTGTTCCGGGCAAGACTCCGTGTCCGAGATTAAAGATATGTCCTGGTCGATTTGCTACTTCGGCAAGAATGCGATCAACCTCTTTACGAATGCGCGCTTGATCACAAAAGAGTATTGCAGGATCAAGATTGCCTTGAACCGCACATCGATATTCTAGCCGCTCCCAGCTCTCCGCCAGAGGAGTTCTCCAATCAATACCGATCACATCCCCCCCTGCTCTCTGCATGAGAGGCAGAAGAGAAGCGGTTCCTGTGCCGAAATGAATTAACGGCACCCCATTCTTCCCTACTTCTTCAAAAAGTGTCTTCATCTGCGGAAGAAGGTATTGCTCATAAGCGACTGGATGGAGCGCCCCCACCCAGCTATCAAAAAGCTGTAGCGCATCCGCTCCGGCACGAGCCTGTAAACCGAGATAGTCAACGGTTACCTTCACTAAGTGATCCATGAGCTGTTGCCATGCTTCTGGAAATTGATACATAAACTGCCGAACATGCTTAAAGTCCTTAGAAGGCTTTCCTTCAATCAGGTAAGCAGCCAGTGTGAACGGAGCTCCTGCAAACCCTATCAAGGGAATCTTGAGTTCTTTCTTGAGCAGCGTAATTGCTTGAGTGATAAAAGGAAGCCGCTCGTCCACTGAAAACTCTGTAAGACGGTTCACATCTTCAGGATTACGGATTGGTTCTTCGATCACTGGGCCAACCCCTGGAACAATATCAAAATCAACACTCATCCCAAGGAACGGGATAGTTATATCGGAAAAGAGAATCGCCGAGTCAACTCCAAACTGTTCAACTGGAAGGAGCGTGACCCGAGTGACCTCTTCAGGTTCTTGACACAACTCAAGCATTGAGTACTTCGCCCGTATCTTTCGGTAGCTCGCTTGATATCGCCCAGCTTGCCTCATCAGCCATACAGGAGTGTATTCGGTAGGCTGACGACGACATGCTTGTAAAAAAGTATCATTCATTACTCTCTCCGTGAGTCTCTTCTCGACATTTCATTGCTTCGTATTCAATCATCGCATCAATTATCCCATCAGTAGTATAGCGACTGGCGGAAATAACAGTGCGAGCCCCAAACTCTTTCGCGGTCTTACTCGTGATTGGCCCGATACTAACTACTGGCACCTCCTGCAACCAGGAGAGGCAACCTGCTTTCTCTAACAATCCGTGCAATCCACAGACCGTTGACGAGCTCGTCACCGTAATGAAATCAGGCTTAGAGATCGATTTCAACTTCTCCACCATCGCGGGATCCTC
This genomic window from bacterium contains:
- a CDS encoding heme-dependent peroxidase, whose amino-acid sequence is MGRQFAPDTADGWAVLHQFFGIDWVGLKRLAEEAREEIVAELVQYLEQSHLYDSERGQSAAYHVLGHKGGILFLHFRPEFSDCAQVELDLSQLSIAEYLKEQDSYVSVVELGMYHTTKNIVRALREQGLKPHTEEWDNAYKAKMEPHKEHLLERRFTEIPDTRYICFYPMDKRRGEKFNWYHEELDHRAELMMEHGMTGRRYAGRVRQVITGSIGFDDWEWGVDLFSESPQNFKDLVYEMRFDDATSLYGEFGKFYLGVRLPANRLAEYFSGKLPK
- the hemG gene encoding protoporphyrinogen oxidase — its product is MTHKIGIVGGGVSGLSLAYFLERGDVEADISLLEAADSLGGKVQTDLGPNGEVIERGADSLLLRAGSPLEALLEETGLSSQIISPLQKTFSIQRAGVLHRVPLGMLQGMPKNLMALWRCSLFSLYGKCMATVRGLYDLIFSPSLNGDPSIATTLRSRYGKEVSKYFFETVFGGIHSGNADELSFCALYPDMANRSKSKGGKYHRARFISFKDGMGMLPQALRQNLKRTNIQTNAQIQRVLQTTEGRYRVEFSRGDSAEFDQLVLATPSWVSANLLEELSPVLAEKLSAIQHASSAVVTMVLSEKHVKQSPTGSGYLLSSDEGGYVTGCTYSSEKWDFRRGNDKETLLVRIFFGRNGGVSTVSDEDLLTAAHEEITHKLGYEVAPQYETIARWDRGLPQYACGHAERLEQITAALEPFPRLSIVGTSYRGVGIPDCVKESYRVAHSILNNLRGMDRSCQSSSDRADKDFLRKVEEKKDEEERYGKTVCA
- the hemE gene encoding uroporphyrinogen decarboxylase; this encodes MNDTFLQACRRQPTEYTPVWLMRQAGRYQASYRKIRAKYSMLELCQEPEEVTRVTLLPVEQFGVDSAILFSDITIPFLGMSVDFDIVPGVGPVIEEPIRNPEDVNRLTEFSVDERLPFITQAITLLKKELKIPLIGFAGAPFTLAAYLIEGKPSKDFKHVRQFMYQFPEAWQQLMDHLVKVTVDYLGLQARAGADALQLFDSWVGALHPVAYEQYLLPQMKTLFEEVGKNGVPLIHFGTGTASLLPLMQRAGGDVIGIDWRTPLAESWERLEYRCAVQGNLDPAILFCDQARIRKEVDRILAEVANRPGHIFNLGHGVLPGTPEKNVEFLVDYVHEKSAR